CCAGTTTGACGTTTACCTGAACGTTGCTGGGGGCCTTCGTGTCGGCGAACCCGCCGCAGACCTCGCGGTCGCATCGGCCCTTATTTCTGCCGTTGCTGATGTGCCGGTTCCGGCCGAAACTGTGATTGTTGGTGAAATCGGGCTTTCGGGCGAGGTTCGCCCGGTCGGGCAAATCGAGGCCCGCCTGAAAGAAGCCGCCAAGCTGGGCTTTGCCAATGGATATGTGCCGCGTCATGGCCAAAATGCGAAAAAGAAGCTGACGATCAAAGGCCTGAAACAGGTGGAAATCAGCCATCTTCAGGATTTGGTAAATTTATTCGGCCAAGATGTTCGCGAAAAGGTGCGCCCGCGCGAAGGCATGTATTAAACCGGCACTTTGCCAGGGGCACCCCTTGGGGACGCTTTCCGACAACAGGACCAACACAGAATGGACTTTTCCTTCCTCTCAGAACTGGGTGCCAGAGACGTTTTTGATCTGGTCGTGGTGGCGATTGTCCTGCTATCGGGCCTGTTTGCGTTTTTTCGCGGCTTTGTTCACGAAAGCCTCTCGATGTTGGGCTGGGTTGGCGCGGGTGTAACCGCGCTTTATGGCTATCCGGTTGCGCGGCCCTATGTGCGCGAACTTATTCCATCGCAGTTGATTGCCGATCTGGCCACCGGCATTGGCCTGTTTGTCATTTCGTTTCTGATTTTCTCCTTCATCAGTGGCCGTATTGCCAAGGCCGTGCAAAATTCCGGCCTTGATAGCCTTGATAGCACGCTGGGTTTTGTTTTTGGCCTTGTGCGCGGCGGGCTGGTTGTTTGCATTGCCTATCTGGCGCTTTCCTGGCTGATGCCCCCGGCCCAGCAGCCCGACTGGGTGCAAACCGCACGCACCCGCCCTGTCTTGCAGGAGGGTGCCTATTTGCTCAAGGCAGCCATGCCCGATGCGCTGTTTGATAATACCGCCGAAGAAATTGCCCGCACCCAACGCGAGGCTGATGCCCGGGATCAAACTTATCGCAAATTGCTTGGGCCAACGCCAAAAGCCAAGGAATCCGCGCCGATCAAGGGCTACACCCAGGAAGAGATCGACGCCAAAAACCGCCTGATCGATGCCGTAACCCAGCAATAAAAAACCGCGTACTCCCCTGTCTGGTGGCCGGTAAAATGGTTTTAAACAATGTTGCCGGGCGGTTGATCTGCAAAAGGTTCTGGACCAAACACCCAAAAGCGTTATACAACGCCCTCGCGCGAAGATATGGATTGCCCCTGGTGGTGATCCCCAACGAGTGAGGCGTCGGGATTTCGTTAACGCGTGCGGCATCCGACAGACGCCACCGGCGAGAGAGCGGAACCCACTCATGCTGACCACCAACCCATTTGATGACGACAAGCTGCGCGAAGAGTGTGGCGTTTTTGGCGTTTTTGGTTCGTCCGATGCGGCGGCCCTGACAGCCCTTGGCCTTCATGCCCTGCAGCATCGCGGCCAGGAAGCGGCCGGTATCGTTGCCTACGATGGTTCTGACTTTCCCGCCCATCGGGCGTCAGGCCAGGTTGGCGATATTTTTGGCTCACAGGATGTAATCGAAAGCCTGCCCGGCCACCGTGCCGTGGGCCATGTGCGGTATTCCACCGCCGGCGGCAAGGGCCTTCGCAATGTGCAGCCCCTGTTTGCCGATTTTGAATTTGGCGGTTTGGCGATTGCCCATAACGGCAACCTGACCAACGCCCTTGCCGTGCGGGACCGTTTGGTCCGTCGGGGTTCGATTTTCCAGTCCACGGCTGATACCGAAGTTTTCATTCACCTGATCGCCACCAGCCTTTACGAAAAAATCGTCGATCGTCTGATCGATGCGCTGCGCCAGGTCGAAGGAGCTTACAGCCTTGTCGTCATGACCCAGAAAAAGCTGATCGGTGTGCGTGACCCGCTGGGTGTGCGTCCGCTGGTCCTGGGAAAACTTCACGACTCTTACATCTTTTCATCGGAAACGGTCGGCCTGGATATTGTGGGCGCGGAATTCATCCGCGACGTCGAACCGGGTGAAATCGTTGAAATCACCGATGAGGGCATTCGCTCAATCAAGCCGTTCAAACCGGTCAAATCGCGCTTTTGCATTTTTGAACATGTCTATTTCGCCCGCCCCGACAGCATTGTCGAAGGCACCAGCGTTTATGACGTGCGCAAAAATATTGGTCGCGAACTGGCCCGTGAATCCGCCATTGAAGCCGATGTTGTCGTGCCGATCCCCGATTCCGGCGTGCCGTCCGCCCTGGGTTATGCCGAAGAATCCGGTATACCGTTTGAACTGGGCATCATCCGCAACCATTATGTCGGCCGGACCTTTATTGAACCGACCGACCAGATCCGTCATTTGGGTGTGAAGCTGAAGCACAATGCCAACCCTGGCAAGCTGAAGGGCAAGCGCGTTATTCTGGTAGACGATTCCATCGTGCGCGGTACCACTTCGACCAAGATCGTTGAACTGGTCCGTCAGGCCGGTGCAGCCGAGGTGCATATGCGCATCACCAGCCCGCCCACCGCAAATCCGTGCTTTTATGGTGTGGATACACCGTCAAAGGAAAAGCTGATGGCGGCGAACCACGATATTGATGCTATGGCGAAAATGATCGGCGTGGATAGCCTTGCCTTCGTCAGCATTGACGGGCTTTATCGGGCCACCGGCCTGCCGGGCCGCGATGCCGAAAACCCGGCTTTCTGCGATGCGTGCTTCACCGGCGATTATCCCATTCGCCTGGTGGACCACACCGCCGAAGAAAACAAAAACCGCAAGCTCTCCCAGCTTGTTGAAAGACGCTCTGCATGAGTACGCAAAAACGTCTTGAAGGCAAAATCGCACTGGTGACAGGGGCATCGCACGGTATTGGCCGTGCGATTGCCAAACGCTATGCCGATGAAGGTGCCACCGTTATCGCGCTGGGCCGCAATGTCGGCGCGCTCGAAGAACTCGATGATGAAATCCGCGAAGCAGGCGGCAAAGCCGTGCTGCTGCCGCTTGATCTGACGATGTATGAAAAAATCGATGCAATGGGCGCTTCGATCTATGAGCGTTTCGGAAAGCTCGACATTGTTGTTGGCAATGCCGCCGTTTTGGGCGAACTCGCCCCGGTTGGCCATATTGACACGCAGATGTTTGAAAACACCTATGCCGTCAATGTCACCGCCAATTTCCGCCTGATCCGCAGTGTCGATAAACTGCTGCGCTTTTCCGATGCCGGTCGCGCCATTTTCGTAACATCCGGTGCATCGGCCAAGGGCCGTGCCTATTGGGGGCTTTATGCCTCGACCAAGGCCGCCCTTGAATCTCTGGTGCTCTCCTATGCCCAGGAGATGGAAGACAGCAAGGTTAAGGTCAATCTGGTTAATCCGGGCCGCATCCGCACCACCATGCGCGCCACCGCCTATCCCGGCGAAGACCCGGAAACCCTGCCAAAGCCAGAAACCATCACCGATATTTTCGTCGATCTGGCCGCCGATGATTGCCCCCATCACGGCGAAATACTTCAGGCTTAAGCTGATAAACGGGCAGAAATGTCCGTTTTTTTATACCTGATGCTAGCCTATGATTCTTATTATAACACCTTCCACAAAGACAAAGCCTTTTGTGGCATCTAGTTAGTATAAGTTCATGCCCTAACGGAAGTATTTCTCATTCAGCATAGTCATAAATATCTGGCAGCTCTGCTTTGCCTTCAAGATAATCAAACAGTGCCTGAAAGAATGCTACAGCCGCTTTCTTGTCAGGAAAATCCAAACCCGTCCTCCGATAAGCAAAATCCAAACCAATCACGTCATTCGATATTAAATCGCTCAACTCCTTCCTTAAACTGATTAAATCCTGTCTCGAGATACTAGCAAGATAAGATGGTATCTCATTTTCCTCCATAACTTCTGGTCGATAAGACCCAACCAACGTATTCAATACGCATGAAGTGGAAGCATCAGTCATATATCCTCCGTTATGAACATAAAAGACAGCAAAGCAAGGATTAACAAGGATACCCCAGCACCCGAGCTAAAGCCACGACGAAGGCTGAAACCACCCAGATGATCCATTCGGAAATGAACAAACCATGATCTTGCCCTGCTACCTCCGCCCAGAAATTCAGCGTGATCATTATGACAACACGCATGGTATAAATGCCGGTTTTCATGACATCGGCAATCATCTGGACTAATTAGCCAATCACCCCAATCGTTTAGTTCAGTCTTTGCCAGTATCTCTTAGCTAATGCAAAGCATGTAAAATATCAGGCAACGGAAATTTCCACGGCATCAGTCTCAATATTCGTATTTTTCGATCTCTGGCTCAGGACCATTGTTAAACGCGTATTGCCAAACTTCTTCCAAATGCTCATATAGTTGCCGATCCGTTTCGATCTCAATGCCGGTCATACTTTCGTAGTCATCTCGCGACCAAAGGCGTTCGGAAATAACTTTTCGGAGCTCATTTTTTGTTTTTTCATAATATTCTTCACTCCTGTTATTCAGAAGTCGTAAAATGCTCTGAGGTTCATATTCGTCCACAATTAACCTTAGCATAATACTTTCTAATTCGTCAGATCTAAGTGCCGTCATATATCGCTCCTGTAGTTTTTTAGGATACAGTGTGTAGAGGTAATAAATTCCGTCTGATTTTCTCTTAAAGAACACAAATATCGTAGTTTCTGGCGGGAAAAAGTATTAACTGCTTTTCCCGGCGAAGACCCGGAAACCCTGCCAACGCCAGAAACCATCACCGATATTTTCGTCGATCTGGCCGTCGATGATTGCCCCCAACACGCCGAAATACTTCAGGCTCAAGCTGATGAACAGCCAGGAATCCTCGTTTTATTTAGTCTGCTGGCTCGCGAACCAACCCATCATGCAAGGTCTTTCTCAAAGGGACAAGCTTCAAGAGCAAGACGCTTTTAAATGGGAAATACATCAATACCAGTATTTCTCAATATCCGGCTCAGGTCCTTGATTAAAAAGATACTGCCAGACCTCTTCAAGATAAGCATAAAATCCGTCTTCGGCCTCAAACTCAAACCCTGTCAAACCAAGATAAAAATCCTGAGACCAAAGTCTTTGATCAATAATTTTCCTGAACTCCTCTCTAACTCTTTCCTGTTCTTCCATACTGAGATAGCTAAGCTCCTTAATTGTATTCTCAACCTCGTACTCATCAGCAATTAAACAGTAAAATATTTCCTTCAAAGAATCTGATATTTTATTCTTCATTTTGGAGAAACCTCCGGTATTTTTGGATACATTGTATAAAGATAGTGAGCCCCATCGTCTTTCTTTTTAAGATAGACAAACATATTTGTTTCGTCCGGAAAAACCGTATTCTTTGCTTTGCCAGGTTTTTTCCTACTTCCTGTCCGTGTTCGCCCGAATATCCTGCTCCTCCAATTTTCCCCCAGTAGTTCTTTTATTGGAATTTCCGCACGAATCTCATCTTTGCCAGCTTCCATTTGAGATTTAATCTTTGAATTCTCTAAAGCCTTCTCATATGCCCTCACAAAGTCAGCAGGCGTTTTAATCTTCGTCGCATCTTTACCGTAACCATGCGTCCCACCATGCACTCCATCCGTCGTTGTTCCCGTTATCGGATCTTTACCCTCGAGGCACCGTCTATCAAGCTGCTTCTTTCTCACTTGACCTTCATGCCGCTGAACACCATGCGCTCCGGGTCCGTGATGTTGCAGTTCTTTCAGTTTTTTTGAAAAATATCGCGCCTGACGATATCTCTTAATGGCACCATCAACCTCTCCCTTTATCGACTCAAAGATACTACGACGCAGCTTGACGCCCATATCCTTGATTTTCTGGACGATCTTCCAAAGATCCCCCATAAAAGAGACAATCTTCCCGGCGGCTGAACCGCCCTTGATCGCACCACGGATCTTGCTGGCAATATTTGCAGCCCGCACCGTGAGCGCCGATGCACCGGCACCCGCACTCAGGGCCGCAATGATGGCTGTAACCGCCCAGATGATCAGTTCGGGAATGATGAAACCATGACCTTGCCCCGCCATCTCCGCCCAGAAATTCGGCGTCATCATTGTGACAACACGCATGAAGGTGCTGGAAATCAGCCCCAGAAGAGGTGTGCGGCGGATCAGCTCCACCATGTCGCGCATGGTATCGATGCCGGTTTTTATGACATCGGCAATCATCTGACCGAATTCGCCAATCGCACCGGGCAACTCTTTTAGCACCGTAAGCTTTTTAAAAGCGGCGATAATCGCGTCAATATCACCAAAAAGAAACGCCCGCAGCAAACTGTGCAGCGGTTCGATATAATCCATAATATCGACACCGGCAAACAGGCCCTTAAGGCCATCAACTATGTCAGAGCCCACATTAAAGGCCAGATTCACGACCGGTGCATTCGGGATGTATTTTGGCGCAGGGCCGTTCGTCGCCCCGTCATAAACGTAGCCACCTACCAGAGAAGTCGTACTTTTCAGCGCGCCCCAAGCACTTCCCCAAAAATCTGTTTCACCTTCCCACCAGGCCTCGACACCCTTGCCAAAGCCGGAAACGTAACTTTCCGGCACACCGCTCCAGCCATCGCGTTCCCATGCCTCGGCATAAGGGCCGAAAATGTCGGTCATCCGGGTTTCAAAATCCCACAGCATCCCGACAATTTCCTGCTCTAGCGCCCAGGCTTCATCAGCCGCACTTTGAATTTGCGGCTGTGCCCCAGTATCAATAGTCAGCGCCGAACGTGGCAGGTCCGCCTGCTCCGCCAGGCCATATTCCGAGTGGTTCTCCAGAACCGGTTCTGTGCCATCTTCGGCACCAAAATTCATCGGCTTATAGGTTGTGGTTTGCGCCAGCACCCTGTCATCCATATCCAGAAAACGGGTGGTCAGGTCCGTGATGGGCGTTTGTAACGGATCATCATAAAAGAACTGAACCTGTCGGGGGAGCCTTACAGGACTGGCTTACCCCACCAAATTCGCCACTCATTTTATTTGCAACAGGCTCGGCAAGGGCGGCAATGGCCTCTGGCGTCAATCGGTTCATTGCGCGGCCTCCATAACAGCAGATAGCTCCGACATGCGCCGTTTCATCGCCTCCATCTTGTCCCCCTCGTTTAACTGACCTTTGCAAATATCCAAAAGTACGCCGGTCGGGTCCGTTTGCTCGAATGTTTTGCCAAGAAAAAGGCTCCAGGCTGCAAGCAGATAAAGGCTGGATTTCCGTACAAAGCCATAGCCCCGCATCCGCGAAACCGGTTCCGCAATAAGTTGCGCGATAATGTCGGGTGAATAATTTTTCAGGTCTTCCGGAAAGCCCTGCTTTAGCGCTGCCGCCAGTGCCGCCCTGTCTTTGTCTTCACGGGCGCGGTAAAACGGCTCCAGATCATAATCGGTCAAGACAAACGGGGCGGCTGGCGCATTACGCAATATAAACAAATCGCGCCGGAGCGTTATCGAACGCACCTCGGCCCCCTCCTGCTGATCGGCCAGAATGGCGTTGATGCAAAACCCGTTACGCAGGAACCACGCTGCGACGCGGTCCTTGTTGCTGGCGATATGCGGAAAATAAAGGCGGATATATTGTTCATCCCAGAAACGGACAAAAACACGCCCCGCATGCCCCTCGCGCGGCAGCAAGGTAAATTTGCGAAAATGCCGCCAAACCTCATCCATCAGCGCCGTGGTACGGATGAATATCCCGGTATTCCGGCCCCAGTGACGACAAAAGAAATCACGATGAAACGCCGGAACCTGACTATTGTCATCCCAAGCCCCATCCGGCAGCGTCATCTCCACCAGATAAGGTGCGTGCTCTTTCATCTCTTCGGCGGCTTCGCCCTTGAACAGACAACGCACCGGAAGATCAAGAATGTCGAGATCAAAAAAACCGGAAATTTCTTTGCGTAATGTCGCATCGACAATCAAATAGGTCCGCATTTTGGCACCGTCTTCCGACGGCCCAAACAGCCGTTCCTTAAGCTCCGGCGCAATCCAGTCCCGATCCTTGAAAAAGACCTCCGACTGATCAGAGAGCGCCTGAACCGGATGGTCCTTTATGACGAGATAGTTTTCAGTCTCTGACGCACCAGCCTCCGCCACTGCCGCCATCGCCCCCAACTCAACCCTATGAGCCGGATGAACAGCTTTGGCAAGTGCGCCGACCTGGCGCTGTTGCCCGGCGTTGCGCGCAAGGTATTGTGGTGCGGGCAAAACGTTTTCCAGCCACAGAACCGAATAACCAAGATCAGCAACACGGGTTTCAACCCCCTCAAGGAAGCCGTCATAACCATCCGTCCAGACCGCCGCCTGACAGCGATACTCTTCACCGCCGTCCTTCGCCTGCAAATGACATTCACCGATCCAGACTTCAAAATCACGCATACTCAATCAACCCGCAACTCTGCTTGATTAATACCACCGAAAATAGTGACACATGTCATTGAGCAGAATCTTGCGGAAAATTGATTTTTCACAAGAAAGATGAAAACCTGGATAAACAATTGACTAAAAAGGAGAAATTACAATTTTAGCAAAAGGCAAGAAGTGCCAAATCAGGCGGATTTCCGCCTGCGCAGGCGGAAATCCGCCCGAACCCTGAACTTCCCCCAGAAGAATCAAGTCGCTATGAATGCGCTGCGTGCAATAGAGTACGCGGGCCCTTCACATGACCAATTACTCACATAGATTAACCAAAAAATACAAATTCTCGAGACGAATTATGGCGTAACCAAGCCAAAATACCCTATTGAAATAACCCTGTCGAACACACCATCCTTAAATTCAATCATTACAAAACCGGAATACCTTGCTGGCACTGGAAAGAAACTTTTTGAAACTTCAAACTCGATTCGATTGCCTCCTTCGAAAAAATATCTGACATCATATCGATCCAGCTCAAAGATAACATATTCGGCCTCTCTACCATTAAATAATCCGGCATAATAGTCAGCCATCTTTTCTTTATCCGGGGAATAATCCTCAAACATTGAGAAAAGTGGATCTGGTATGATGACGAAAGGACCTGTACTATTTATATTTTTCAAAAACAATAAAACGGCAACGACAAAAACAACCAAACCAAACCACAGCTTTCGAAAATTCATCTAAAACTCGTATTCCGCTGTCTAGTAAAAACTAGCATCGAAACACCAAATTTAACCATTAATATTTCTACCAAACCAGAAAGAGAAAAAACTTAAAGCGCATCTATTCCAAAAACACCAAACGACACAACTTTCTCGAAATATCCGTCTTTAAATTGAATCAAAATATCACCAGAGTAACGAGCTGGTATTGGCACAAAACTCTTCGAAACAAGAAAGTATATTTTGTTACCGCCTTCAAAAAAATACATAACATCATGTTCATCAAGAAAGGATATAATATCAGATGCGGATTTTCCCTTAAAAATGTCTGTATAATAGGACTCCATAGCTTTCTTATCTATCGAATAATCATCCGCTACAGGAAATCTTGGCTCTGGAATAATAATAAAAGGACCCATTGAATTCATCATTCTGAACATCAAAAAAAGAACCGCAAGAGCTACAGCTAGCCCAATCCATAGTTTTTTCTGCCTCATCTAAACCTCGCATTCTGCCCGCTGACAACATCTAGTGCTTTTGCCTCACTACCGGCTGAATAAAAATATATTTCACGTTAAGAAAAATTTATACAAACAACCTCAATCTTACAGGATGGACAACTTCCAGTTTCACATCCCGTATTCCATCCCTTGCACTTTATAGAAGATAAGGCGCTGCAAATAACGTTCTTTCATAATATCCGCCATACCTTCACCAGTGTCTGGCACCAAGGCCGAAAAATCATATTTTTCCTTCACACCAAAATATCCATGTAGCAGAGTTATAATTTTCAAGTCATCCAACTCGTAATCCTGCCAAGAATAATTGTAAGCCTGATAAATTTCCCAATCGAAAGGAATATCCTGCTCGTCTGCGAATTTCGACATCACTTCTCGTGCATGTTGACGAGCAAGAATTTCTTGCTCCAGTCGTACAGGAGAAGTTTGCTGACTTGCCGGAATATTCTCCGCCAGGGCATAAGAGTGAAGCACCCCACCAGAGATCGTGATAATCGTTAGCGCCATCGCGCGTTTGCCAAACCAGTTCACAACCTTGCCCGTTTCATATCGCAAATCATAAAGATAATTTCTCAAAACACGTGGTTCCCAAAAGCGAAAAAAGTACCACTGCCCCTGATCATTCTGCATCCGCGGAAATTTCCGTAACCGCTTCCAAATCGAGGAAAAATCCGCACGGGTCCTAATATAAATACCGGGTTCTTGGTGCCAAACGTGAACCGATGTCATGACATCTGGCATTTCCGGCATATATTTGAACAAACGATGCGTGAATTCGTTCTCCTGATCGAGTTCAATAAGATAGGGAGCCACATCTTTTAAATCTTCGGCAGCCTGACCTTTGAACAGGCACCGGAAAGGCATCCCGCAATGCTCGATTTCACTATAGCCCCACTGCATCTTCCCACTGTCCAAGACAATATAGGTCCGCATAGGTGGCACGGCCTCATAGCTTCCATAATGGATTATTTCCTCAGGCGTCGGTTCCACATAACCAAATAATGGCTCTACCAACATGTCTGGAATGTTCTTCTTCGGCCAAACACCAAGCTGTCCGTCCAATGGCTTGATACCGTCAATCTCCCCAATACTGAGCCAGCTTTTTGGTTTTTCCAACTCCTGCACCGACACCGCCGCCATCGGCCCCAATTCAACCGTGTGTGCCGGATGGACAGCTTTGGCAAGGGTGCCGACCTGGCGCTGTTGCGCAGCGTTGCGCGCAAGGTAATGTGGTGCGGGCAAAACGTTTTCCAACCACAGAACCGAATAACCAAGATCAGCAACACGGGTTTCAACCCCCTCAAGGAAGCCGTCATACCCATCCGTCCAGACCGCCGCCTGACAGCGATACTCTTTGCCGCCGTCCTTCGCCTGCAAATGACATTCACCGATCCAGGCCTCAAAATCACGCATACCCAATCAACCTGCAACTCTGCCTGATTAATACCACCCGAAATAGTGGCACATGTCTTTGAGCAGAATCTTGCGGAAAATTGATTTTTTACCAAAAAGGTGAAAACCTGGATAAATAATTGACTAAAAAGGAGAAACTACAATTTCAGCAAAAGGCAAGAAGTGCCAAATCGGGCGGATTTCCGCCTGCGCGGGCGGAAATCCGTCCAGCCCCTAAATTCCCGTGGGCTCGACATGCACCAAACGACGCAGATGGTGCAGTTTTTCAGGAATATTCGACAGTCTTTGAGATTGCGGGCGCATCTATCGTTATGATTGCATTAGCAACACTTCTGATTCAGTCTGCGCGATCAAACCTTCGCGCCAAAACCTGACATCAAGGGCGAGATAACCAGCCTTATTCTGACCTTGTGTGCAGTTGAAATTAAGTCGGCCTGCTGTACTGCCGAACATTCTATTCCGCCGTCTGCATGCCCAGCCGTTTTAAAACCCGGCGTTCGACCATCACCACGGCCTGATAAAACACCACCGAGAGGATGACCGACAGCACCGCCACCGTCCAGATCATGCCGTAATCCATATATCCCCGGGACTGATTAAGCAGATTTCCCAATCCCTTGCCTGTTGCCAGCCATTGCGCGATCATCACGCCCAAAAGCGCGCGCGGGACCGTCAGGCGTGTGGCGGCAAACAGATAAGGCAATGACGCGGGGATCGTTACCATACGCATTTCCTGCCAGGCTGATGCGCCATAAGCCCGAGGCACATCGCGCGCACTCCTCGGCACAAGCGCAATCCCCTGGGCCAATGTAACAAAGGCGGGGAAGAACGTGACTGAAATCGTCACCCACAGGGTCAAGGACGTTCCACGCCCCAACAGCAACACCAGAAGCGGCGTTAAAGCCACCAGCGGCATGGTTTGCGTGACCAGGGCAATGGGCATGAGGGTGTTTAAAACCCGGGGGAAAAGCCGTGTTGAAATCGCCAGTAAAAAGGCAACCGCCAGGCCCGCCGCCATCCCGACAAAGGTAATCGGCAATGTTTCAACAACAGCCTGCCACAAGCGGGCCTGCGCAGTGTGCGCCGCTGGGGAAAAGAACAGATAATCCACCACCCCGAACGGAGTTTTGGCAATCATGTCGGGCACAGACAATGCCCGAATGAACACCCACCACAGCACAAAAGGCAAAATAAAGGCGCCAAGTGTCGTCAATGCACGAACAAAAAAGCTTTGCCCTATATCTTGCGCATCGGGAATGGCTGCATTCATCGTAACGGCCCGGCTTGCTCCCAAAAACCGTTGTGACAACAGCGCAAAAAACAAATAGCTGATACCGGCAATCAGGGTCGCTACCAGGCCAATCCCCCACAGGCGGTCCGGTTCTGCCCGGCCGAGCGACCCCAGCAAATAGGCCCCCAGGCCCCAACGGCCACCCCCGCCAAATTCAGCCAGAATAGCCCCCAAAACCGCGTTAGGAGCCGCAACCCGAAAGCCCGACAGGATGGAGGGCAAAGCCCCGCGCAACTGCACCAGGCGCATTATCGCCCATTTGCCGCCACCATAAGCGCGGATCACGTCAACAGCGCGGCTGTCCGCCTGGCTCAGGCCAATGACGGTCGCTGTCATGGTCACAAAATAAACCCCCAGCGTCGCCAGAACGACACGCGGCGTCATGCCCGAAAGGGTTAATGTCAGGATGGGGGCAATGGCAATCGGCGGCAGGGCAAAAATGGCAATATTCACCCCGCGCGACAACCGCAGGGCCACCGGCGACATGACAAACAACATGCCCGCCCCAACACCCAGTATATTACCAAAGACAAACCCTAACCCCGACCCATACAAAGTCGCCAGAATATGCTGTGGATAATCGGCACGATCCGCCCATAAGCGGATCAGAATTTCGGAGAAACCCGGCAAGGCCCCACCCGCGACCAGATCAAACCGGCCGACAAGTTCCCAGATCAGCAACAGGCCGATTGTCGTGAGCACGGCCTTAAAACGGGCTGTGTTATTCAACGACATATAAAACCTCGGCCACCTGATCACACATCTGATGAAATTCATGCGTCGAAAACAGTGTTTCCGAACGGGGCCGGGCAAAGGGCACATCAATCACAGCCGCAATGCGCCCCGGTTTGGAGTGCATCACCACAATCCGGTCAGCCAGAAACACTGCTTCATCAATGCCATGCGTTACCAACAACGCGGTTGCCCCGGTTTCCATCCAGATGCGTTGCAATTCCAAATTCATTTGCCGGCGTAAAATTTGGTCCAATGCGCCAAAGGGTTCGTCAAGGAACAGAACCTTTGGCTGTGTCACAAGGGCGCGGGCAATGGCAACACGCTGGCGCATCCCGCCCGAAAGCTCGCCCGGCAGCGAATTTTCAAACCCCTTCAAACCAACCAGTTCGATCATCGCCTGAACCTGGTCCAACTGGTCTTTGGACTTGCGCCCCAGAACCTCCAGCGGCACCTCGACATTTTTGCGCACACTGCGCCACGGCAACAGGGCAGCATCCTGAAAGGCAACACCGGTTAAACCCGCCCGGCTGGCCTGCTGCGGGGCCTGGCCGTCAATCAGCACATCACCGCTATCGGCATCTTCAAGGCCCAGTGCGATGCGCATCACGGTGGATTTACCGCAACCGGACGGCCCGATAATGGCCGTAAAAGACCCCGCCGGGCAGCTCAGGGACACATC
The Thalassospira sp. TSL5-1 genome window above contains:
- a CDS encoding CvpA family protein, which gives rise to MDFSFLSELGARDVFDLVVVAIVLLSGLFAFFRGFVHESLSMLGWVGAGVTALYGYPVARPYVRELIPSQLIADLATGIGLFVISFLIFSFISGRIAKAVQNSGLDSLDSTLGFVFGLVRGGLVVCIAYLALSWLMPPAQQPDWVQTARTRPVLQEGAYLLKAAMPDALFDNTAEEIARTQREADARDQTYRKLLGPTPKAKESAPIKGYTQEEIDAKNRLIDAVTQQ
- the purF gene encoding amidophosphoribosyltransferase encodes the protein MLTTNPFDDDKLREECGVFGVFGSSDAAALTALGLHALQHRGQEAAGIVAYDGSDFPAHRASGQVGDIFGSQDVIESLPGHRAVGHVRYSTAGGKGLRNVQPLFADFEFGGLAIAHNGNLTNALAVRDRLVRRGSIFQSTADTEVFIHLIATSLYEKIVDRLIDALRQVEGAYSLVVMTQKKLIGVRDPLGVRPLVLGKLHDSYIFSSETVGLDIVGAEFIRDVEPGEIVEITDEGIRSIKPFKPVKSRFCIFEHVYFARPDSIVEGTSVYDVRKNIGRELARESAIEADVVVPIPDSGVPSALGYAEESGIPFELGIIRNHYVGRTFIEPTDQIRHLGVKLKHNANPGKLKGKRVILVDDSIVRGTTSTKIVELVRQAGAAEVHMRITSPPTANPCFYGVDTPSKEKLMAANHDIDAMAKMIGVDSLAFVSIDGLYRATGLPGRDAENPAFCDACFTGDYPIRLVDHTAEENKNRKLSQLVERRSA
- a CDS encoding SDR family NAD(P)-dependent oxidoreductase, giving the protein MSTQKRLEGKIALVTGASHGIGRAIAKRYADEGATVIALGRNVGALEELDDEIREAGGKAVLLPLDLTMYEKIDAMGASIYERFGKLDIVVGNAAVLGELAPVGHIDTQMFENTYAVNVTANFRLIRSVDKLLRFSDAGRAIFVTSGASAKGRAYWGLYASTKAALESLVLSYAQEMEDSKVKVNLVNPGRIRTTMRATAYPGEDPETLPKPETITDIFVDLAADDCPHHGEILQA
- a CDS encoding DUF4123 domain-containing protein, whose translation is MRDFEVWIGECHLQAKDGGEEYRCQAAVWTDGYDGFLEGVETRVADLGYSVLWLENVLPAPQYLARNAGQQRQVGALAKAVHPAHRVELGAMAAVAEAGASETENYLVIKDHPVQALSDQSEVFFKDRDWIAPELKERLFGPSEDGAKMRTYLIVDATLRKEISGFFDLDILDLPVRCLFKGEAAEEMKEHAPYLVEMTLPDGAWDDNSQVPAFHRDFFCRHWGRNTGIFIRTTALMDEVWRHFRKFTLLPREGHAGRVFVRFWDEQYIRLYFPHIASNKDRVAAWFLRNGFCINAILADQQEGAEVRSITLRRDLFILRNAPAAPFVLTDYDLEPFYRAREDKDRAALAAALKQGFPEDLKNYSPDIIAQLIAEPVSRMRGYGFVRKSSLYLLAAWSLFLGKTFEQTDPTGVLLDICKGQLNEGDKMEAMKRRMSELSAVMEAAQ
- a CDS encoding DUF4123 domain-containing protein; the protein is MRDFEAWIGECHLQAKDGGKEYRCQAAVWTDGYDGFLEGVETRVADLGYSVLWLENVLPAPHYLARNAAQQRQVGTLAKAVHPAHTVELGPMAAVSVQELEKPKSWLSIGEIDGIKPLDGQLGVWPKKNIPDMLVEPLFGYVEPTPEEIIHYGSYEAVPPMRTYIVLDSGKMQWGYSEIEHCGMPFRCLFKGQAAEDLKDVAPYLIELDQENEFTHRLFKYMPEMPDVMTSVHVWHQEPGIYIRTRADFSSIWKRLRKFPRMQNDQGQWYFFRFWEPRVLRNYLYDLRYETGKVVNWFGKRAMALTIITISGGVLHSYALAENIPASQQTSPVRLEQEILARQHAREVMSKFADEQDIPFDWEIYQAYNYSWQDYELDDLKIITLLHGYFGVKEKYDFSALVPDTGEGMADIMKERYLQRLIFYKVQGMEYGM